The following are encoded together in the Amblyraja radiata isolate CabotCenter1 chromosome 27, sAmbRad1.1.pri, whole genome shotgun sequence genome:
- the LOC116988331 gene encoding serine/threonine-protein kinase Sgk1-like produces MAMTETPSDFTYSKMRGIVVFLSAFIKQRKMGLNDFIQKLVSNPQICQHPDVCVFLQIDQNQPLETETYSDSNIDSAEFDLPTSNSAKPSDFDYLQIIGKGSFGKVLLAKHKETENYFAVKVLQKKMILMKKEQKHIMAERSVLLKNIKHPFLVGLHYSFQTTDKLFFVLDYVNGGELFYHLQRERVFLEPRARFYAAEIASALGYLHALHIVYRDLKPENILLDSQGHIVLTDFGLCKEGVKPDGTTSTFCGTPEYLAPEVLLKQAYDRAVDWWCLGSVLYEMLNGLPPFYSRNMAEMYNNILHKPLVLKPNVSNSAQDLLQGLLQKDRLQRLGAKDDFLELKFHSFFSTINWDDLMARKISPPFVPTVTGPTDLRHFDTEFTQQPVPNSVANSPEDFPITASIQEAAEAFLGFSYAPPDTCI; encoded by the exons ATGGCCATGACTGAAACCCCAAGCGACTTCACTTACTCCAAGATGAGAGGCATCGTGGTCTTCCTGTCTG CTTTCATAAAACAACGGAAAATGGGCTTGAATGACTTCATTCAGAAGTTGGTGTCCAACCCTCAGATCTGCCAgca CCCAGATGTCTGTGTTTTCTTGCAAATTGACCAAAACCAACCACTGGAAACTGAAACCTATTCAGAT TCAAATATTGATTCAGCAGAATTTGACCTTCCAACATCAAATAG TGCGAAACCATCAGACTTTGACTACCTTCAAATAATTGGGAAAGGAAGTTTTGGAAAG GTCCTTCTTGCCAAGCATAAAGAAACAGAAAACTATTTTGCTGTAAAAGTTCTGCAGAAGAAGATGATCCTGATGAAAAAAGAG CAAAAGCATATCATGGCAGAGCGCAGTGTACTCTTGAAAAACATCAAGCACCCTTTCCTGGTGGGGCTTCACTACTCCTTCCAGACCACAGACAAGCTCTTCTTTGTCCTGGACTATGTGAACGGCGGGGAA TTGTTCTATCACCTTCAGCGGGAGCGTGTGTTCCTGGAGCCTCGAGCTAGGTTCTATGCTGCTGAGATTGCCAGTGCCCTGGGTTATCTGCATGCCTTGCACATTGTTTACAG AGACTTGAAACCTGAGAACATTCTGCTGGATTCTCAAGGCCACATTGTGCTAACAGACTTCGGGCTCTGCAAAGAAGGGGTGAAACCAGACGGGACCACCTCCACCTTTTGTGGCACGCCGGAG tatttggCTCCTGAAGTATTACTGAAGCAAGCATATGATCGGGCAGTTGATTGGTGGTGCCTGGGATCTGTGCTCTATGAAATGTTGAATGGACTG ccTCCATTTTACAGTCGGAACATGGCtgaaatgtataacaacatcctgCACAAGCCGCTGGTCCTGAAACCCAACGTGTCGAACTCTGCCCAAGATCTCCTGCAGGGTCTGCTGCAAAAGGACCGGCTACAACGACTGGGGGCCAAGGACGACTTT ctggagTTGAAGTTCCATTCGTTCTTTTCAACAATTAACTGGGACGATCTCATGGCAAGGAAGATCTCTCCTCCATTTGTACCAACAGTG ACTGGACCCACTGACCTGCGACACTTCGACACTGAGTTTACTCAGCAACCAGTTCCAAACTCTGTTGCAAACTCCCCTGAAGATTTTCCAATTACAGCCAGTATACAAGAGGCTGCTGAAGCTTTCCTTGGCTTCTCATATGCACCCCCTGATACTTGTATATAA